Proteins encoded within one genomic window of Hermetia illucens chromosome 2, iHerIll2.2.curated.20191125, whole genome shotgun sequence:
- the LOC119649733 gene encoding zinc finger protein Xfin-like, whose protein sequence is MDLMSLLNSKPHLDLQSGGGILRGLLEQNRVPSGCTDSLDSIDQKTKYGRVLILANGEYTVACNACNGRFDTVESLSDHLKTVHWDYYVRRDGWIKTTNRKEPIGKRFNVKYQECIPADISAHGASDHPLSKESFTNVRQNVVTKANRKVNKKPTVVVTAEPKYDEKRLFCITCDRQLTSRRNFTRHKYYHKECFRKHGAHLTCDIQEDVSTGIAIKDELDFGDYEIQDSAYNEGSVETSDNDDNTERGQTDSNDSLNPLSRNHENLSKNSCSADVMREPTGTTNVKLEAVDPDEEMELREDSIPTNRFPPKGIFNSHELRDNRKIRVNYSAIDKLRFSPEKEVKFVFSENPKFDDENHFCITCNRGFASRGSLGRHKGLHTKQIIERQGNLSKDTIRCNDDDVEHVKGDANSSLDSHYFSDNSSQSSYEKTQSQTSTITDTQKGEELTGGRTVRVELTSPDRSNESNGQYRTKDADQKLKPNSGKPIVFTLEPQFNEENKFCITCNLQLDSKKAFKVHKHGHNAKIRIWKIANGILPKAAISCELCSNLFRSEAGLRKHVVKHHGDEIPPSLRDDPTYLQCRFCFKEFEKPTERYEHERSHGRDEKRYQCSQCPKSFVNRFKRTIHESLHRENRWKPKVQVKMVFSESPKFDDKKGICITCNHKFTSRQNYNVHKRRHRIIIREKQGIVQKIATYCELCSREFKTEDGLRRHVVPNHGDKIPMFLKNDPTYLQCKFCFKEFEKPTERYLHEKNHPKVEMPYQCRLCPQLFRKLCNRKHHELSHKADEKQPGEQPSFVFSENPKFDDEKCFCITCNRQFVSRARLHRHKRTHKMKIRLKQDTLPPKVITDCEFCSRHYKTEDGLRRHLVTDHGDNIPSSFRDDPTYLQCKFCFKEFEKPTDRHRHEESHPRKERSYKCPHCPQFFMTLYNRKTHEVTHKGGGRKPAEKIVYSDNPEFDGKNCFCITCNREFTSKISFNNHKRKHRIEIGIRQGTLPKATLPKALFRCEFCSKTFKSNIGLREHILPNHGDAIPTFLKDDPTYLMCRFCHKQFEKPTERYSHEKIHENEEKPFKCSTCSRVFSRNTERKEHETVHSQDRPFPCPHCLYSAKIRARLNRHILRVHSGKKSTRCKIPGNSESHELRTNSEEEQFETNTSIGVNGELSSQLNTTRKAASVQLEEATNDKTSFSEDISNNKYFV, encoded by the exons ATGGATTTGATGTCCTTGCTGAATTCGAAGCCTCATTTAGACCTCCAATCAGGAGGCGGAATTCTAAGGGGATTACTAGAACAAAACCGTGTTCCGAGTGGTTGTACAGACAGTCTCGACAGCATCGATCAAAAGACAAAATATGGTCGCGTCTTGATATTAGCTAATGGGGAATATACCGTTGCATGTAATGCTTGCAATGGTCGTTTCGATACTGTGGAATCTTTGAGCGATCATTTGAAGACTGTTCATTGGGACTACTATGTGCGGAGAGATGGCTGGATTAAAACTACTAACAGGAAGGAGCCAATTGGCAAGAGGTTCAACGTTAAATATCAAG AATGCATCCCAGCAGATATCTCTGCCCACGGGGCATCAGATCACCCATTGTCCAAGGAATCTTTTACCAATGTTCGGCAAAATGTTGTCACTAAGGCGAATCGCAAAGTTAATAAAAAACCAACTGTGGTAGTTACGGCCGAACCGAAATATGACGAAAAGAGACTGTTTTGCATCACTTGCGATCGCCAGCTGACCTCGAGAAGAAACTTTACGCGTCATAAATATTATCACAAGGAATGTTTCCGTAAACATGGGGCCCATTTGACTTGCGATATTCAAGAAGATGTGTCGACCGGAATTGCAATAAAGGATGAATTAGATTTTGGTGACTACGAAATTCAGGATTCAG CTTACAATGAAGGAAGCGTTGAAACCAGCGATAATGATGACAATACTGAACGGGGGCAAACGGATTCAAATGATTCCCTCAATCCACTTTCTCGGAATCATGAAAATTTATCAAAGAATTCTTGCAGCGCCGATGTGATGAGGGAACCGACTGGTACGACGAATGTTAAGTTAGAAGCTGTTGATCCAGATGAGGAAATGGAACTTCGTGAAGACAGTATTCCAACAAATAGATTCCCACCGAAAGGCATTTTTAACTCCCATGAACTACGGGACAACAGGAAGATACGTGTGAATTATTCGGCTATTGACAAACTAAGATTTTCACCGGAGAAAGAAGTAAAATTCGTGTTTTCTGAAAATCCTAAATTCGATGATGAAAACCACTTTTGTATCACATGCAATCGTGGCTTTGCCTCCAGAGGTAGCTTAGGACGTCACAAAGGATTACATACAAAGCAAATTATCGAAAGACAAGGGAATCTGTCGAAAGACACAATTCGTTGCAACGATGACGATGTGGAACATGTGAAAGGAGATGCGAATAGTTCGCTGGATTCACATTATTTTTCTGATAACTCTTCGCAGTCGAGCTATGAGAAGACGCAAAGCCAAACCTCTACAATAACTGATACCCAAAAGGGAGAAGAACTGACGGGTGGACGAACTGTTCGAGTAGAACTCACTTCCCCAGACCGATCTAATGAAAGCAATGGACAATATCGGACGAAAGACGCTGATCAAAAGCTGAAACCGAATTCCGGTAAACCGATCGTTTTTACGTTGGAGCCTCAATTCAACGAGGAAAACAAATTTTGTATAACTTGCAATCTTCAGCTGGATTCGAAGAAAGCTTTCAAAGTGCACAAACACGGTCATAATGCTAAAATCCGGATTTGGAAAATCGCTAATGGCAttctcccgaaagccgcaaTTTCTTGCGAACTTTGCTCTAATCTATTTAGATCAGAAGCTGGTTTGAGAAAACACGTTGTGAAACATCATGGAGATGAAATTCCGCCATCCCTCAGAGACGATCCAACTTACCTTCAATGTCGATTTTGTTTTAAAGAATTTGAAAAACCAACAGAACGTTATGAACATGAGAGAAGTCACGGTAGAGACGAAAAGCGGTACCAATGCTCACAATGTCCGAAATCTTTCGTAAATCGCTTCAAACGCACAATTCACGAATCACTCCATCGAGAAAACAGATGGAAACCTAAGGTACAAGTAAAAATGGTGTTTTCTGAAAGTCCCAAATTCGACGACAAGAAGGGCATCTGTATAACATGCAATCATAAATTTACCTCTAGACAGAACTATAATGTTCACAAACGTAGACATAGAATAATAATTCGCGAAAAACAAGGCATTGTGCAGAAAATCGCGACATATTGCGAGCTTTGTTCTAGAGAATTCAAAACAGAAGACGGCCTACGCCGACACGTAGTACCAAATCACGGCGATAAGATCCCAATGTTCCTTAAAAACGATCCAacctaccttcaatgtaagttTTGTTTTAAAGAATTTGAAAAACCAACAGAACGTTACCTACATGAGAAAAATCATCCCAAAGTAGAGATGCCATACCAATGTCGATTGTGCCCACAATTGTTCAGGAAGCTGTGCAATCGCAAACATCATGAACTAAGTCATAAAGCGGACGAAAAGCAGCCAGGGGAGCAACCAAGCTTCGTTTTTTCAGAGAATCCCAAGTTCGATGACGAGAAATGCTTTTGCATAACATGCAATCGTCAGTTTGTTTCTAGAGCAAGACTTCATCGTCACAAGCGAACACATAAAATGAAGATTCGTCTAAAACAGGACACTCTGCCGCCTAAAGTTATAACTGATTGCGAATTTTGCAGTAGACATTATAAAACAGAGGATGGTTTGCGGCGGCACCTCGTAACGGATCACGGAGACAACATTCCGTCTTCCTTCAGGGACGATCCAACCTACCTTCAAtgcaaattttgttttaaagagTTTGAAAAACCAACAGACCGCCACCGACACGAGGAAAGCCACCCCAGAAAAGAAAGATCTTATAAATGCCCACACTGCCCGCAGTTTTTCATGACGCTCTACAACCGCAAAACTCACGAAGTAACTCATAAAGGAGGCGGACGAAAGCCAGCGGAGAAAATCGTTTATTCTGACAATCCTGAATTCGATGGTAAAAACTGCTTTTGTATAACATGCAATCGCGAATTTACCTCTAAAATCAGTTTTAACAATCACAAAAGAAAGCATCGAATTGAGATTGGTATCAGGCAAGGCACTCTACCGAAAGCCACTCTACCAAAAGCCTTATTTCGTTGTGAATTTTGTTCTAAAACATTCAAGTCAAACATCGGCTTGAGAGAGCATATTCTGCCTAATCACGGGGATGCTATCCCAACATTCCTCAAAGACGACCCAACGTACCTTATGTGTCGGTTTTGTCACAAGCAATTCGAAAAACCCACAGAGAGATACAGCCATGAAAAAATTcacgaaaatgaagaaaaaccgTTTAAATGCTCAACGTGTTCGAGGGTTTTCAGCAGGAACACGGAACGCAAGGAACATGAAACCGTTCATTCACAAGATCGTCCATTTCCCTGTCCACACTGTCTTTATTCTGCTAAAATACGGGCAAGACTTAATCGACATATCCTAAGAGTTCATTCTGGTAAAAAATCAACTCGATGTAAAATTCCCGGAAACTCCGAATCCCATGAACTAAGAACCAACTCTGAGGAAGAGCAATTCGAAACTAATACATCTATTGGGGTCAATGGAGAACTTTCTAGTCAATTAAACACGACAAGGAAGGCTGCCTCTGTTCAGTTAGAAGAAGCCACTAATGATAAAACATCCTTTTCCGAAGACAtttctaataataaatattttgtttaa
- the LOC119649516 gene encoding zinc finger protein 729-like, whose protein sequence is MDLMSSCNSRLHLGIKSEDEILSELIEGNHVSSHYTDTMSNDQMANCGHILISISGEYTVVCDACKGRFDTVESFSNHLKTVHWDYAVRRDGLAKTTNRKEPIVKRNNVKYQECIPGDISARRTSEPPESKESITNVRQNFITKVNPGKVTLQHPDHYSKSGRKPTLVITAEPKYDERRLFCITCDRQLTSRKHFSRHKYYHKQRFRRQGTHSIDCDNHEDMTIQVPVKDELDVGDYEIQDSAYNEGRIETSDNDDNAQRGQTDSNDTLKPHFRNHGVLSENAYSVDMMKGSTGATAVKLEVVNPDEEMALSGEGIPRSGFPSQGNVTSHELLENRKIPVKRSDINKLRFSCKLCSERFKSEFELRDHAVMHHGDDMPKSFRDDQTPHEPQLCQEQFQKPTDLHAHEGNNSNEGTHKCSKRPVPTSLSQGNSFACADCGKLFSKKSELTSHRKTHVIKTDHKCEKCGELFTERLGLRRHILDKHSEACDFQCRNCEKRFKSYFFLMTHIKYTSCGEKVGQENGFHSEMHKCEKCGKVFNTKTDLEKHMTEHSIDCLVQCSASGDQSGKRSSIFPEELGDEETYSCMVCDVKFIQDSDLQLHIKSHKLESSYETVQLKKDISEDPDMQPSKCLDATSVASDHLGDTSKSEEAPACEDSSLQSGAAPPCEDSSLQGTCQPKKTIVFTLEPEYDEENNFCITCNQRLSSKETFRYHKKKHRSHIRYWKLRKGLKLDNRRTRTVFSKNPIFDNKKNFCVTCNRKFASKPSFRSHKSQHRRLIREKTLKFCCELCPRRFGTDFGLREHVVAHHGDEIPKFLQDDPTYLECRFCFREFEEPTQCYQHEQSHAGEKKPYQCPLCPETFTTHLQRKIHKLIHRKSGWKPKEEVKFVFSENPKFDDVNHFCITCHRGFASRGSLGRHKGLHTKQIIERQGNLSKDTIRCNDDDVEDVKGDANNSLDSHYFSDNSSQTSYEKIQRKSTITTDTDKAEEVANGSFVRIEPTSPEDPDQTLKPNYSGSIVFKLEPHFDEENKFCITCNRQFDSNKAFRTHKDGHKAKIRKWKITNGILPKTTISCEFCCSQFRSEDGLRKHVVKHHGDKIPTSLRDDPTYLQCRFCFKEFEKPTERYEHEKSHAREEKRYQCPFCPKSFIDHFKRKIHESLHRENRWKPKVQVRMVFSESPKFDDKKRLCITCNHEFISKHSFNVHKRRHRMKIREKQGMLQKVTTYCELCSREFKSENGLRRHLVPNHGDKIPTFLKNDPTYLQCKFCFKQFEKPTERYQHEKSHPREERPYKCSLCPQSFTTLSNRKTHESLHREAIRKPKERRNFVFSENPKIDDKKRFCITCNSGFTSKSSLNNHKQKHRMRIREKQGNLPNSTVRCEFCPRQFRSEIGLREHIVPHHGDKIPSSLKDDPSYLQCRFCHSRFDRPTERHQHEKIHANEQKPYQCSTCSKSFGTGTERKTHEAIHKEDRPFRCSQCSCSYKIASSLSRHVRNAHSGIKPIIYGTFGEPDDSKSNLTSHKLTNTKDKDCELQSDKQPLELRTNCEKMQLETDGVASVVQ, encoded by the exons ATGGATTTGATGTCTTCGTGCAATTCGAGGCTGCATTTAGGCATAAAATCAGAGGACGAGATTCTAAGTGAACTCATAGAAGGAAACCATGTTTCGAGTCATTATACAGATACTATGAGCAACGATCAGATGGCAAACTGTGGTCACATCTTGATATCAATTAGTGGGGAATATACCGTAGTATGTGATGCTTGTAAAGGACGTTTCGATACTGTGGAATCATTCAGCAATCATTTGAAGACTGTTCATTGGGACTATGCAGTGCGGAGAGATGGTTTGGCTAAAACTACTAACAGGAAGGAACCCATTGTCAAAAGGAATAACGTTAAATATCAAG AATGCATCCCAGGAGATATCTCTGCCCGCAGGACATCAGAACCCCCAGAGTCCAAGGAATCTATTACCAATGTTCGGCAAAATTTTATCACTAAGGTGAATCCGGGAAAGGTGACCCTTCAACATCCTGACCACTACTCGAAATCTGGTAGAAAACCAACTTTGGTAATTACGGCTGAACCGAAATATGATGAAAGGAGACTATTTTGCATCACTTGCGATCGTCAGCTAACTTCGAGAAAACACTTTTCACGTCATAAATATTATCACAAGCAACGTTTTCGTAGACAGGGGACCCATTCGATTGATTGCGATAATCACGAAGATATGACGATCCAAGTTCCAGTAAAGGATGAATTAGATGTTGGTGACTACGAAATTCAGGATTCAG CTTACAATGAAGGAAGAATTGAAACCAGCGATAATGATGACAATGCTCAACGGGGGCAAACGGATTCAAATGACACGCTTAAACCACACTTTCGGAATCATGGCGTTTTATCAGAGAATGCCTACAGTGTCGATATGATGAAGGGGTCGACTGGTGCGACGGCTGTTAAGTTAGAAGTTGTTAATCCAGATGAGGAAATGGCACTTAGTGGAGAGGGTATTCCACGAAGTGGTTTTCCATCGCAGGGAAATGTTACCTCCCATGAGCTTCTGGAGAACAGAAAGATACCCGTGAAACGTTCGGATATTAACAAACTCAGATTTTCTTGTAAATTATGCTCGGAAAGGTTCAAATCTGAATTTGAGCTCAGAGATCACGCTGTAATGCACCACGGAGATGATATGCCAAAGTCCTTTCGAGACGATCAAACACCCCATGAACCCCAATTGTGTCAGGAGCAATTTCAAAAACCAACAGACCTTCATGCACATGAGGGAAATAACTCTAATGAGGGAACTCACAAATGTTCTAAACGTCCTGTTCCGACTTCTCTTTCCCAGGGAAACTCATTCGCTTGTGCTGATTGCGGCAAACTCTTTAGTAAAAAATCAGAGCTAACATCGCATAGGAAAACCCACGTTATTAAAACTGATCACAAATGTGAAAAATGCGGGGAATTATTCACTGAAAGGTTGGGATTACGGCGCCATATCTTGGATAAACATTCTGAAGCGTGTGATTTTCAGTGCAGGAACTGCGAAAAACGATTCAAATCGTATTTCTTTTTAATGACTCACATAAAATACACCTCCTGTGGTGAGAAAGTCGGGCAGGAGAACGGTTTCCATTCGGAAATGCATAAGTGTGAAAAATGTGGGAAAGTATTCAACACAAAGACTGATTTGGAAAAGCATATGACCGAGCATTCCATTGATTGTCTTGTCCAATGTTCAGCCTCTGGAGATCAATCTGGAAAGAGGTCGTCAATTTTCCCTGAGGAATTAGGAGACGAAGAAACGTATAGTTGTATGGTTTGTGATGTAAAATTTATTCAAGACAGTGACTTGCAATTGCATATCAAATCTCATAAACTAGAGAGCAGCTACGAGACGGTGCAACTCAAAAAGGATATATCGGAGGACCCCGATATGCAGCCTTCTAAGTGCCTAGACGCTACAAGTGTCGCTTCTGATCACTTGGGAGACACTTCCAAAAGTGAAGAAGCGCCTGCCTGCGAAGATAGCAGTCTGCAAAGTGGGGCAGCGCCTCCATGCGAAGATAGCAGTCTGCAGGGGACATGCCAACCAAAGAAAACGATCGTATTTACATTGGAACCCGAATACGAcgaagaaaataatttttgtatCACTTGCAATCAACGGCTGAGTTCGAAGGAAACATTCAGATACCACAAAAAGAAGCATAGATCGCATATCCGGTATTGGAAATTGCGCAAAGGGTTGAAATTAGATAACAGACGAACTAGAACGGTGTTTTCTAAAAATCCTATTTTTGACAATAAGAAAAACTTTTGTGTGACCTGTAATCGTAAATTTGCATCAAAGCCCAGCTTCAGAAGCCACAAATCCCAACATAGAAGATTGATTCGCGAAAAAACCCTTAAATTTTGTTGCGAATTGTGCCCCAGAAGGTTCGGAACCGACTTTGGCTTAAGAGAACATGTCGTGGCACATCACGGAGACGAGATTCCAAAGTTCCTACAAGACGATCCAACGTACCTTGAATGTCGATTTTGTTTTAGAGAATTTGAAGAACCAACGCAATGTTATCAACACGAGCAAAGTCACGCTGGAGAAAAAAAGCCATATCAGTGCCCATTATGTCCTGAAACTTTCACCACTCACCTTCAGCGGAAAATTCATAAATTAATTCATAGAAAAAGCGGATGGAAACCGAAGGAAGAAGTAAAATTTGTGTTTTCTGAAAATCCTAAATTCGATGATGTAAACCACTTTTGTATTACATGCCATCGTGGCTTTGCCTCCAGAGGTAGCTTAGGACGTCACAAAGGATTACATACAAAGCAAATTATCGAAAGACAAGGGAATCTGTCGAAAGATACAATTCGTtgcaatgatgatgatgtggaagATGTGAAAGGAGATGCGAATAATTCGCTCGATTCACATTATTTTTCTGATAATTCTTCGCAGACGAGCTACGAGAAAATACAAAGAAAATCCACTATAACAACTGATACCGATAAGGCAGAAGAAGTGGCGAATGGATCATTTGTTCGAATAGAACCCACTTCCCCGGAGGACCCTGATCAAACGCTGAAACCAAATTACAGTGGCTCAATCGTTTTTAAATTGGAGCCGCATTTCGACGAGGAAAACAAATTTTGTATAACGTGCAATCGTCAATTCGATTCGAACAAAGCTTTCAGAACCCACAAAGACGGCCATAAAGCGAAAATTCGGAAGTGGAAAATCACCAATGGCATTCTGCCAAAAACTACAATTTCTTGTGAGTTTTGCTGTAGTCAATTTAGATCAGAAGATGGTTTAAGAAAACACGTTGTAAAACATCACGGAGATAAAATTCCGACATCCCTCAGAGACGATCCCACTTACCTTCAATGCCGATTTTGTTTTAAAGAATTTGAAAAACCAACAGAACGTTATGAACATGAGAAAAGTCACGCTAGAGAGGAAAAGCGGTACCAATGCCCATTCTGCCCAAAGTCCTTCATAGATCACTTCAAACGCAAAATCCACGAATCACTCCATCGAGAAAACAGATGGAAACCTAAGGTACAAGTAAGAATGGTGTTTTCTGAAAGTCCGAAATTCGACGACAAGAAGCGCCTCTGCATAACGTGCAATCATGAATTTATCTCTAAACATAGCTTTAATGTTCACAAACGAAGACACAGAATGAAAATCCGCGAAAAACAAGGCATGCTGCAGAAAGTCACGACATATTGCGAGCTTTGTTCTAGAGAATTTAAGTCAGAAAACGGTCTCCGGCGACACTTGGTCCCGAATCACGGCGATAAGATTCCAACGTTCCTCAAAAACGATCCAACCTATCTTcaatgtaaattttgttttaaacaatttgaaaaacCAACAGAACGCTACCAACACGAGAAAAGTCACCCAAGAGAAGAAAGACCGTATAAATGCTCGTTATGCCCGCAGTCTTTCACGACCCTGTCCAATCGCAAAACCCATGAATCCTTACATAGAGAGGCCATCCGGAAACCGAAGGAACGACGAAATTTTGTATTCTCGGAAAATCCAAAAATCGACGATAAAAAACGATTTTGTATAACATGCAATAGTGGATTTACCTCCAAAAGTAGCCTTAACAATCACAAACAAAAACATCGAATGAGGATCCGTGAGAAACAAGGCAATCTTCCTAACTCCACAGTTCGTTGCGAATTCTGTCCCAGACAATTTAGATCAGAAATTGGTTTAAGAGAGCATATTGTACCGCATCATGGAGATAAGATCCCATCTTCCCTCAAAGACGATCCATCGTACCTTCAATGCCGGTTTTGTCATAGCCGATTCGACAGACCAACGGAGAGGCACCAACATGAGAAAATTCATGCAAACGAACAGAAGCCGTATCAATGCTCGACATGTTCGAAGTCCTTCGGGACGGGCACGGAACGCAAGACCCACGAAGCCATTCATAAAGAAGATCGTCCATTTCGCTGTTCACAATGCTCTTGCTCTTATAAGATAGCGTCGAGCCTTAGTCGTCACGTTCGAAATGCCCATTCCGGCATTAAGCCAATTATATACGGAACTTTTGGAGAACCGGATGATTCGAAATCAAACCTGACATCCCACAAATTGACTAATACAAAAGATAAAGATTGCGAATTGCAATCGGATAAGCAACCCCTTGAACTAAGGACTAATTGCGAGAAAATGCAATTGGAAACCGATGGAGTTGCTTCTGTTGTTCAATGA